One Clupea harengus chromosome 3, Ch_v2.0.2, whole genome shotgun sequence DNA window includes the following coding sequences:
- the si:dkey-30c15.2 gene encoding uncharacterized protein si:dkey-30c15.2: protein MNTTGQLQGWQIDTLSRLYLPALSFSLVGSFSVVLASILKRHGLKDQVKPLVQLGLADFLASALLMGTNILNFLSSEVRSNVLLCELGLPLSLMFYCISFLLAILYACESTFATQGWRERMGQGDQQEIRRRCRKFWLLYAGAWLVPMCAYVVYAVTISTTMVDLLPVGATASSDSSGSLLPPAEYCTSCLLFLHIRDDNCSDVDAAHDISVRAMLFTSLLSVLVVCTVVYCKLYSWCRRYENSPFFPVEGDSLSSRRLKGALSSVRYIILIIPICWSPAFLLLSVSFIKQVTQEQLFPLYVIQALLVSLHGFLNSIVYAWRRPNFRDAVLGERLPLLSSRPYFEESLTPP, encoded by the exons ATGAATACCACAGGACAACTACAAGGGTGGCAG ATTGACACTCTGTCGCGACTATACCTGCCGGCTCTGAGTTTCAG TTTGGTGGGAAGCTTTTCTGTTGTGCTTGCGTCCATCTTAAAGAGACATGGCCTCAAAGATCAG GTGAAGCCTCTTGTTCAGCTCGGTCTGGCTGACTTCCTGGCCTCGGCTCTCCTCATGGGTACAAACATTCTCAACTTCCTGTCTTCAGAGGTGCGCTCAAATGTGCTGCTGTGTGAACTGGGGCTGCCTCTTTCCCTG atgttcTACTGCATCTCTTTCCTGTTGGCCATTCTCTATGCCTGTGAGTCCACGTTTGCCAcccagggatggagagagaggatgggacaAGGAGACCAGCAGGAG aTCAGGAGAAGATGCAGGAAGTTCTGGCTCTTATATGCCGGTGCTTG gttGGTGCCCATGTGTGCGTACGTTGTGTATGCGGTGACCATCAGCACCACCATGGTGGACTTGTTGCCTGTAGGAGCCACAGCCTCTTCAGATAGCAGTGGGAGTCTGCTACCTCCTGCTGAATACTGCaccag CTGCCTGCTGTTCCTTCACATACGAGATGACAACTGCTCTGATGTG GATGCAGCCCATGACATATCTGTGAGGGCAATGCTGTTCACCAGTCTGCTGTCTGTGTTAGTCGTCTGCACG gtggtgtaCTGTAAGCTATACAGCTGGTGTCGTCGGTATGAGAACAGCCCCTTCTTCCCTGTGGAGGGGGACAGCCTGTCCAGTAGAAGGCTGAAGGGAGCCCTAAGCTCCGTGCGCtacatcatcctcatcatccccATCTGCTGGagtccag ctttccttctcctctctgtatccTTCATAAAGCAGGTCACTCAAGAGCAACTGTTCCCCCTCTATGTCATACAG gcgcTGCTGGTGTCGCTCCATGGATTCCTGAACAGCATCGTGTACGCCTGGCGCCGGCCCAACTTCCGGGATGCCGTCCTCGGGGAGCGCCTGCCCCTGCTCTCCTCACGCCCCTACTTCGAGGAGTCGCTCACGCCCCCCTGA
- the neto2b gene encoding neuropilin and tolloid-like protein 2, producing the protein MHKAWMLLVLFKEGFALAQKSKEPQNAAQTFPKSGPQKPDNCGTWVRNLDGGEFTSPNYPDSYPPNKECVFILEAYPRKRIQLDFDDLYYIESSFECRFDNIEVRDGPFGFSPLMERFCGARSPGVVLSTGRFMWIKFTSDEELEGLGFKVRYSFPADPDFHLHVGGLLNPIPDCQFDLTGADGTIRSSQVDEERKVKPDEAVDCIWTIRAPPKSKIYLRFLEYQMENSNECKKNFVAVYDGSSAIEDLKAKFCSTVANDIMLDHEVGVVRMWADETSRLSRFRMLYTIFAEPPCSPNTFFCHSSMCINSTLVCNGVQNCVFPWDESNCKEKKSKGFFETMSRTHSMVICGSSGLVLLLLVVSILVQVRQPRKKVLVRRYSRAELQEALEMEPPHYELFSLQERRLSSPELADLSEELESFQKLRRASSASRCIHEHHCGANVPPAPTLPTLPALPPGLAPRLSQGSLELAQGLSRGGGVRGFGSWHGPCQGIAAGNERAHSMHAAHMHSTHSLDEDPGEGEEEEEEEEEEEEESYAHEMEATRSLEQRVMEEIGCQAFGCSRNHGNAVQQRSLSMDF; encoded by the exons Atgcacaaag CCTGGATGCTGCTGGTCCTGTTCAAAGAGGGCTTCGCTCTGGCTCAGAAGAGCAAAG agcCCCAGAATGCAGCTCAGACTTTCCCCAAGTCTGGGCCGCAGAAGCCTGATAACTGTGGGACGTGGGTGCGGAACCTCGACGGGGGGGAGTTCACCTCCCCCAACTACCCCGACTCTTACCCCCCcaacaaagagtgtgtgttcatcctAGAGG cTTACCCTCGTAAGAGGATCCAGCTGGACTTCGATGACCTCTACTATATCGAGTCGTCGTTCGAGTGTCGCTTCGACAACATTGAGGTGCGTGACGGCCCGTTCGGCTTCTCGCCGCTGATGGAGCGTTTCTGTGGGGCGCGCAGTCCCGGCGTGGTCCTGTCCACCGGGCGCTTCATGTGGATCAAGTTCACCAGCGACGAGGAGCTGGAGGGGCTGGGCTTCAAGGTGCGCTACTCCTTCCCCGCCGACCCAGACTTCCACCTGCACGTGGGGGGGCTACTCAACCCCATACCAG actgtcaGTTTGATCTGACTGGTGCCGATGGGACCATCCGCTCCAGCCaggtggatgaggagaggaaggtGAAACCTGATGAGGCTGTGGACTGCATCTGGACCATCAGGGCCCCACCCAAATCAAAG atctaCCTGCGGTTCCTGGAGTATCAGATGGAGAACTCCAACGAGTGCAAGAAGAACTTTGTGGCGGTGTACGACGGCAGCAGCGCCATCGAGGACCTGAAGGCCAAGTTCTGCAGCACGGTGGCCAACGACATCATGCTGGACCACGAGGTGGGCGTAGTGCGCATGTGGGCCGACGAGACCAGCCGTCTCAGCCGCTTCCGTATGCTCTACACCATCTTCGCCGAgc CTCCGTGCAGTCCCAACACGTTCTTCTGCCACAGCAGCATGTGCATCAACAGCACGCTGGTGTGCAACGGCGTGCAGAACTGCGTCTTCCCCTGGGACGAGAGCAACTGCAAGG AGAAGAAGTCCAAGGGTTTCTTCGAGACGATGAGCCGGACCCACAGCATGGTGATCTGTGGGAGTTCTGGTCtggttctgctgctgctggtggtgtccATCCTGGTCCAGGTCCGCCAGCCAAGGAAGAAGGTTCTGGTTCGCCGGTACAGCCGGGCCGAGCTGCAGGAGGCTCTGGAGATGGAACCTCCCCACTACGAGCTCTTCTCCCtgcag GAGCGTCGTCTGTCGTCGCCCGAGCTGGCTGACCTGTCGGAGGAGTTGGAGAGCTTCCAGAAGCTGCGGCGGGCGTCCAGCGCATCTCGCTGCATCCACGAGCACCACTGTGGTGCCAACGTGCCCCCAGCGCCCACGTTGCCCACGCTGCCCGCGCTGCCCCCCGGCCTTGCACCCCGCCTCTCCCAGGGCTCGCTGGAGCTGGCCCAGGGCCTGAGCCGCGGCGGGGGGGTGCGGGGGTTCGGCAGCTGGCACGGGCCCTGCCAGGGCATCGCCGCGGGCAACGAGCGCGCACACTCCATGCACgccgcacacatgcacagcacacacagcctggATGAGGACCCCggcgagggagaggaggaggaggaggaggaggaggaagaggaggaggaaagctATGCGCATGAAATGGAGGCCACCCGCAGCCTGGAGCAAAGGGTGATGGAGGAGATCGGTTGCCAGGCATTCGGGTGCAGTCGTAACCATGGCAACGCTGTCCAACAGAGATCCCTCTCCATGGACTTCTGA